In a genomic window of Strix aluco isolate bStrAlu1 chromosome 3, bStrAlu1.hap1, whole genome shotgun sequence:
- the SMIM28 gene encoding small integral membrane protein 28, producing MRWLSGSSWRKFGHADRGNYDWLNSEPGGPLLETELQSRQQTSSTKDDIEPFLCIILPATMMLFLAFLLLFLYRRCQRPAPQGQVFSIDLPETLPEHDVSNFLSVLPWNSEQSFHYSTLLPDATFLTVCLPPSYEEATMKSSMDEAHIELSPDPVPPYEESTLQSSSTK from the exons ATGAGGTGGCTCTCgggcagcagctggagaaaaTTTGGACACGCTGACAGAGGAAACTATGACTGGCTAAATAGTGAACCAGGTGGGCCACTTCTGGAAACAGAGCTTCAG AGCAGACAGCAGACAAGTTCAACCAAAGACGACATAGAACCATTTCTGTGCATCATATTGCCTGCCACCATGATGCTCTTCCTGgcattcctgctgctcttcctgtaCCGCCGTTGCCAGCGCCCCGCTCCACAGGGACAGGTCTTCAGCATCGACCTCCCTGAGACCCTGCCTGAGCACGATGTCTCCAATTTCCTTTCTGTGCTGCCCTGGAACAGTGAACAGAGTTTCCACTACTCCACTCTGCTCCCCGATGCCACGTTCCTCACTGTGTGTTTGCCTCCATCCTACGAGGAGGCCACCATGAAGTCTTCCATGGACGAGGCTCACATTGAGCTCTCTCCAGATCCAGTGCCTCCTTATGAAGAGAGCACGCTGCAATCTAGCAGCACCAAATAA